A segment of the Mangrovimonas sp. YM274 genome:
AATGGCTATTCTCATTTGTCGGATGAAGATATTGTGAAAACACCTTTTTGTGCCAATACCTTTTTAATCATGGAAATTCTAGAATGGCTACCAGAATTTGTTGAAACCAACTATAAAAATCACATATAATTTAAATGATCACAGGACAATTAAAATCCCAAATAGACCAAATATGGAATACCTTCTGGACAGGTGGTATCACCAACACCATTACTATTGTAGAACAGTTAACCTATCTCATCTTTATCAAAGATTTAGATGAAACCGAAACTCGTAACGAGCGTATGGCTAAGCGATTAAATAAAGAATTTAATCCCATTTTTGGTTCTGACCAACAAAACTTTCGATGGAAGAACTTAAAGGAAATGGACGTTAATGCCCGTCATGCCATATTTTCTAATAGTGTAGATGGTATATTTCCTTTTATACGTTCATTAGGAAGTAAAAAAAGTCTGTTCAGTACTTATATGAGTGGTGCTACCTTTGGGATTTCCAAACCTGCTGTTTTAGATCAGGTAATGGAAAAGTTGGAGCGTATTGATATGACCAATCAAGATACCAAAGGAGATATATACGAATATCTTTTGTCTAAATTGGAAGGTGGTGGTACCGCAGGGCAGTTTAGAACGCCACGCCACATTATTAAGCTTATGGTAGAGTTGATGCAACCAACTTTGGAGGATGTAATCTGTGATCCTTCAATAGGGACCGCTGGGTTTTTGGTGGCAGCTAAGGAATATATTGATAAGCATAACGATGTGACCCAATTGGATAAATACCGGGATCATATCAATAAAACGATGTTTAATGGGACTGAGTTCGATGCTACGATGTTACGTATAGCCTCTATGAACCTATACTTACATGGTGTGGAAGAGCCAAATATTATAGATGTTGATGCCGTGAGCAAGGATAACGAGATAAGCAATGCTCATACGCTTATCTTGGCAAATCCCCCGTTTACAGGTAAGATTGATAAAGCCAGTATAGCCCCTAGCCTTGTAAACGTAACCAACACCACGAAAACCGAGTTGCTGTTTTTGGCTCTTATGTTACGTCAGTTAAAAACTGGAGGAAGAGCAGCAGTGATTGTGCCGGATGGTGTAATGTTTGGTAGTGGTAAGGCCCATAAAAGCATTCGCCAGGAAATAGTGGAAAACAATAAATTGGAAGCCGTTATTTCTATGCCTAGTGGGGTATTTAAACCTTATACAGGGGTAAGCACTGCCATAATGATATTCACCAAAACAGGAAGTGGTGGTACTGATAATGTTTGGTTTTACGATATGCAGGCCGATGGAAAAAGTCTTGATGATAAAAGAAACTTATTGGTAGATGAGGAGTTATTTAACGATTTTTCTTTTGCAGAAGATTTAACACTTGGAAAGTTGGCAGAACTAGCCAAGGCTCACAACAATTTTAATTTACCACAAGTGTTGGATCACTTTCGCTATTTGAAAAGTGAGTATTTTGGTAAAATGCATGATAAAAGAGGGGAATTGCTGCATTTACACGATTTACCAAGCAATTTAGGCTTCGATAAGTTTTTGGATGGTACTTGCACCCATAATTTTGCAGACCGTACTTCTCAAAGTTTTTTGGTGCCGTTTAAGGAAATTAAAGATAACGCCTGGGATCTCTCTATTAATCGTTATAAGGACATCGTTTATGAGGAAGTTGAGTACGATGAACCTAAAATAATTTTAGAGAGGATTAAGAAGTTAGGAGAGGAAAGGGGTGAATTAATGAATAAAATGGGGAACTCATTATAATATGATTTTAGAGAAGAAAATCGCAGATGTTTTTACTTTTATTAGAAATGGTGTTTCAATAAAGCAAGATTCTTCATCAGGCGGGGTGCCTATTACTAGAATTGAAACAATTGCCAGTGAAAAAATTGATGAGAAAAGAGTAGGGTATGCAGATTTAGATTATGGAAATTTGGGTAAGTATGAAGGGTATCTTTTGAAAGAGGGGGATATATTAATGTCTCACATAAACAGTCCAAAACATTTGGGTAAATCTGCTATTTACGAAGGAAGCCCTAGGCACTTAATTCATGGTATGAATTTACTTTGTTTGAGAGCTAAACTAGAAGTGTGTTATCCAAAATATATGTCTTATTATTTTGCTTCTCAAAATTTTAAAAGTGACTTGATGAAGATATCTAATCAATCTGTTAATCAGGCTAGCTTTTCGGCTGGGAATTTAAAAAAATTGAAAATCCCCCTCCCAGACCTCGAAACCCAAAAACGCATCGCTCAAATTCTCGAGGATGCCGCTGCACTTCGTGACAAAACTAAAGAGCTACTAGGAGAGTATGATAAACTCGCGCAATCCATTTTTTTGGATATGTTTGGTGATCCGGTTGTTAATCCTAAAGGTTGGGAAAAAGAGCAAATTCAAAGTCTTGGTAAAACCATAACAGGTAATACTCCATCTAGGAAGATTAAAGAATATTATGGAGATTTTATTGAGTGGGTTAAAACGGATAATATTAACACTCCTGAAATGTATTTAACCAGTGCAATGGAATACTTGTCTGAAAGCGGATTGAGAGTAGGAAGAAGTGTCAATAAAGGGGCTATCTTGGTTACTTGTATAGCTGGTAGTAGAAAAGTAATAGGTAATGTTGCTGTTGCAAATAGAAGGGTGGCCTTTAATCAGCAAATAAATGCTTTCGAACCCAAAAACAAAATTTCTATGTTTTGGTACTACCAATTCGTTTTAGCGAAACCTTACGTGCAAAATTTTTCAACTAATGGGATGAAGGGGATAATTACTAAAGGAAAATTTCAACTAATAAAATTTATAAACCCTCCCATAGATCTCCAAAACCAATTTGCGGATAAAATAGCCTTGATAGAGCAACAAAAGGAATTGGCCAAACAAGAGCTTAAGGAAGCAGAAGATTTGTTTAACTGCTTATTACAAAAAGCGTTTAAAGGGGAGTTAGTGTAATTAAAATGGTATTTGGAGAGGCATGAAAATAAATAAACAATTAGTTGGAGTTGCGGGAGAATATTTTGTTGCGGCAGAATTATCGAGAAGAGGCTATTTGGCGGCAATTACCTTAAGGAATTCAGATGGAGTGGATATTTTAACGAGTAATATAGATGGATCAAAATCTTTCGCCATTCAAGTTAAAACGACTCAAGATAAAAAGAAATGGGTATTAAATAAGAAAATAGAGGATGAGGTTACTAAAGATAAATATTTTGTGTTTGTTACGTTGTATTCAGATCCTTCTAAATACCCGGATTACATTATAATTAAAGGCTCAGATTTAGGGAAGTTCATTAAGGAGGGGCATCAAAATTGGTTGAAAAATCCTGGTAAAAAAGGGCAGCAAAGAAAAGATACTTCAATTAGAGAATTTAATCCTTCATATATAGATCAGTCTAAGTTGATGAGTTGGGACGGATTTGTTGATTTAATAGAGGGTTAATCGTCTAAAAAGGTTAAGATTAATAATAAACACATTAGTTAAAAATTATGGAGAAAAGTGAAAATTTACATGATAAGTTCAATGAAATTATCACAATTCTGTTGAGGTCTAATTATCCGGACGTTCAAATTGAAGATGACGGACAGGGTAATGTACGTAATAATGTGTTTGTGATACCGTCAAGAGCGATTACGGTTAAAGTTTTTAATGATACATTTTATTGTCAATTAGATCCTAAAATAACAAGAAGAATGTCGCTTTTTAATCGAAACACATCTTGGTATATTGACCATTTAAAGTTCATTCTTAAATTAACGGCCAGTACGGGAAAAACATATGCATATCCTAGGATCAAGTTGCAAAAAAGTATGGAACCTGTTGACATTATGGCCTCTGCATGCTATATGTTTGCATGTGTTAATTATGCAATTAACTTCTTTTCAATGGCATTAAATGAGCACTATAATAATCAACTTCAAAGTTTGGCAGTACAAGAGGTGAAAACTTATGAGAAGTTGAGTGGTGATTTAACCCAAGTATATATATCCTATAAGAAAAAGGAAAAGTAATCATATGGAAGCCAAAAGAATTTGCATACCTGAATATGATTCCGAAAATAGATTTGTACTTGCTAAAGAAGGTATCAATAATTTGTTAGTAATATGCCTTAATCCAAGTACGGCAGATGCTACGACTGATGATGGAACCACTAGGAATATTGATCAAATAGCCTCAGTTAATGGTTTTGATGGTTGGTTATTGTTCAATCTGTCGCCAGAACGTACATCAAGACCGGAGGAATTAAGTGTTGAACCTTATAAGCCAGACCATGAGATGAATATCAATCTTTTGGAAGGGTATTTTTTAGCCAATCAATTAAAAATTAATAATGTTTTATTGGCTTGGGGGAATAATATTACGGCCTTATTAGACCTTCCATATTTAAGGGAGAACGCTGTGCATATACTCAATATATTAAAAAAATACAGGTTGGACTATTGGTGTATTAAGCATACACATAAGGGACATCCGTTTCATCCCGCTTCTCAAGGCCTTAATAGATATGTGGGCCCTGTCGGAGATATTATATTGAAACCTTTTGATGTGCAAAGTTATTTGAAGGTATTAACTAAAGATAGCTAGTTTTAAGAGGGTAACAAGACTAAACAAATGATGTTTACTCAAGTTGATTCTGGATTATAAGACAAATACAAGTAGTTTAAATTTATATGAATTATAAGAAAGAACCTTATCCAAAATGTCTAAAACAGTTGCTGTTGGAAGCACATGAATTGGCAATAGAGTTAAAAGATAAGCTATCTCATGATTCTACGCCAATTCTTAAAGATTTGTATAGGGTTGCCAATGATAAGGTTTGGAGACAAACAAACTTATTCGAAGAGTTAGGCTATTTCCCAAATAATGTCTCGGGGAAATCCGGATCGGAGAACGAGTTTAAGGGAATATATGTTTTTGGAGAACAGCAAGGTGATAAAGTGGTTCCGGTATATGTTGGAATAAGCCGTACTATCTTCAGAAGGTTGCGGCAACATGGATGGGGAAAATTGCATAACGAATGCACATTAGCTTATTTACTCTCTAACCATGAAGATCCCAACATAACTAGAGCTAGTGTTACAAATGAATTTTTGAACACCTCCAAGGAACAACTTAGAAACTATAAGGTTGTATTACATCCTGTAGAAGAAGATTATAACCTTTATTTTTTAGAAGTTGCTTTGGCGGGAATTTTTAAGGCCAAATGGAATAGTTTTAGAACACATTAGTATATTAGAGCTATGAATACAAATTTCCAGTTTCTTCAAAGCGAGTTTACTACCTTTTATGAAAGGGCTGTAAATGCAGAAAAATTAGTTATTACGGATCCTCGAGCGTCGCTCTTTTATGCCCGTATGGCCCTTGAAGTTGCTGTAAACTGGATGTATGTTAATGATGATGAACTGGAACTGCCTAATGATAAGACTTTAAATAGCTTATTGGTCCAGTCGAGTTTTAGAAATCAATTTAACCATAAACTTTACAATGAGCTACATCTTATTAAAAAAATTGGAAATTTAGCTGCGCATAATAAAACTGTTACTGATGTAGATTCCCATAATACCATAGAATACTTATTCTATTTTGCAAAGTGGTTTGCAAGATCATATGCACAAGGCTCTTTTGAAGATCCTGGACTATTTAACTTCGAAGTTATTCCAGAAAAAGGAGGTGTAACACTTACCAAAAGAGAAATAGAAGCCCTTGAAAAATCCCTTGATGATAAGTTGTCTTCTTTTCAGCAAGAAATTAAAAAACAGGAGGAAGAGAAGCAAGCACTGGCTGCCGAAAATGAATTGTTAAAGCGTCAATTGCATTTAAAACAGCAAGCGTTTGGGCAAAATAAGAAGCTTGCTAATGTTCAGGATGAGGTAGTACACCCTCGAAATGAATATGAAACGAGAAAGTACATTATTGATGTAAACTTGCGTGAAGCTGGTTGGGATTTAAAAGGGGTTAACGATAAGGAATTTGGAGTTAAGTATATGCCAATTTCCACAAACCCTTCAGGTCTTGGTTCTGTAGATTATGTGCTTTGGGATGACGATGGTCTGCCTTTGGCTTTGGTTGAAGCTAAAAAAACAATGGAAAGTGTTACCAAAGGAGAAAATCAAGCACAATTATATGCCGACTCTTTAGAGAAAATGTTTGGTCGCCGACCAGTAATGTACTACAGCAATGGGTACGAAATCTATCTTTGGGACGACCAGTTTTATAAACAATCAAGGCCAGTACATGGCTTTTACACAAAAGGAGAGCTACAGACTTTAATGTTTCGTCGTTCACATCGACAGGATATTAGAATTGCTCCCATTGATACCGATATTGCAGGGCGTACTTATCAAATGCGTTCAATAAAAAGTATAGCAGAACATATTGCAGGGACGGATAAGAAAAATGGAAAATTAATAGGGACCTACCGTGGGGCCTTATTGGTATTGGCAACAGGAACGGGGAAAACTAGAACATCTATAGCATTCTCAAAAATGATGCTAGAATGCAATTGGGCTAAGCGCATTTTATTTTTGGCTGATCGAATAAGTTTGGTAGATCAGGCCAAGCGCAACTTCGTAAAGCACCTTCCTGAGCATGCTAGCGTTAATTTATTGGAAGAAAAGGATAATCCCGATGCCCGTATAGCTTTTTCTACTTATAAAACCATGATGGGATTAATAGATGGTAGTAGGGATGGTGAAACTCGGTTTTATGGAGTTGGTCATTTTGATCTGGTTATTATTGATGAAGCACACCGTTCTATTTACAAAAAGTATCAGGCTATTTTTGAGTATTTTGATGCAATTTTTTTGGGTTTAACGGCTACTCCTAAAAATAGTATTGATAAGAATACCTATCATGTTTTTGGTTTGGCTGATAAAACTCCTACGGATGCTTATACATTCGAGGAAGCGGTTAACAATATTCCAAGGTATCTAAACCCATATAATTCTATAGAGGTTCCAACAAAATTTTTGAAGGAAGGAATAAGATATAGCGAGCTTTCTGACGAAGAAAAGGAACAATTTGAAGAAGAAATATTAGATGGGGAAGAAGCTACAGGAAATGAGTGGGTTTCTTCATCCGAATTGAATTCCTGGCTTTTCAATAAGCCTACGGCTATTAAAACCTTACGTTTTATATTAAAGCATGGTATTAAAAAACGAGGGGGAGATGAATTAGGGAAGACCATCATTTTTGCCAAAAACAGAAAACATGCACAATTCTTGAAGGATACCTTTTTGGAATTGGATAAAGAGCTTTATGGTAATGACTATGTCAAAGTAATTACGCATAGTGAACCCAAAGCCAAAGAATTTATAAATCGCTTTTGTGATGAAGAAAAGGATCGTTTGCCGCAAATTGCAATTTCGGTAGATATGATGGATACTGGTATAGATGCTCCCAGTTGCGTGAATTTGGTTTTCTACAAACCGGTGAAGTCCTATACTAAATTTTGGCAAATGATTGGTAGAGGGTCGCGTTTACGGCCTGATTTGTTTGGTCCAGGTCAGGATAAATCACATTTCATGATTTTTGACTTGTGTGGTAATTTTGAGTTCTTTGAGCAAAACCCAGAAGGTATTGAAACCACATCTCAAAAAGGCTTAACAGAAATAATATTTGGATTGAGGTTACATCTTGCGGAATACTTAAGAAGTGACCAATTTAAGGATAATGACCAATTGAAATCATTTAGAACTGAACTATTGGACGGTTTATATAATGATATCGCTACCTTGGATTTGGAGCGTTTTGATGTGAAAATGAATTTGCAGATTGTTCATGAGTTTGGCAATGATAATAGAGAGCTTTGGAATCATTTGAGTAAACGAGATGTCAAACGTATTGAAGATCAGTTGGCGCCTTTAGTGAAACCACAAAAAGGTGATACGGATATGGCAAGATATTATGATAAACTACTGTATAATTTAATTGCCAAACGACTGGAAACCCCGAATAATGAAACTTATGTGAATGGTTTTATGGCCCCTATTACTAAAGTGGCCACTACATCTCAAAAATTACTGAAGAAAACTACAATACCTGAAGTTAAATCCAAAGAAGAGCTAATAAAACTACCATTACAGGAAAGCTTTTGGAAGATTGAAGGAATCGCTCACTTGGAAAAATTAAGAAAGGGGGTAAGAGAGTTGGTTAAGTACATGGACCCTGTAGACCAAAGATATGTAACTACCGATTTTGCTGATTATATTATTGAGGATGAGATTAAGGAAGGAGGTATGGTGAATGGGGCGGTTAAGAATAATGGGGCTCCATTCCAAAATAATGTGCATAGATTGGAAAAGATCGTTAGAGATAATGAAAACCATATAACTATAAATCGAATTCGTAAGGGGGAAGCTATTACTAAAGAGGAGTTATTAGCATTAGAACATATGCTTTTCGAGGAAGGTATTGATAAAAATGCCCTTGAAAAGGAATTAGGAACTCAATTTAATATGGTTCAATTCATTATTTCTTTAATGGGGTTAAGCTCTGAAAAAGTTGATGCTGCTTTTGCGCAATTCATTAACGACTACCAACTTAATGCAATTCAAATTCAATTTTTGGATACCATAAAAAAATTCTTAACAACTAATGGTAGGATAGAACCTAGCAAACTATATGAGGCACCCTTTAAAAACTACCATACCATGGGAATCGATGGGGTGTTTACTACTCAACAAGCAGATGCCATTTTCAAAATTGTAGAAGATTTTAATCAGGCTAATTAGAATAGGTCACTATGAGCTTTTAAGCCAAACTCTTACTTTATATTGCGGGTATCTATAATTGCAGCATAATTTTTAATACTGGTATTATGAATAGCCCTAAACAAGTTAAGGACTCAGTCAATCCACTTCCTCTTTTAAATTTTAAGGTAGTATTCTTTGTGATCCACTTTACGATCCAGGTTATATTATTAGTTTTTCAATTCAGTCTGCTAGAATAATCGGCCTTTTTACTGAATTGTATGAACCCGTTCTACAATACTGTTTTTTTATCTCTTTTGTGTAAAAAAACAAACTGTGCAATTATATTGCATAGTTTTGTTGTAATATTGCCTCAGGTATCAATTATTTAATGATATGAAATTATGACAGACCTTAAAAATATCCAGAATTACAGTTTGGCGAAGTAAGAAAGCTCTTAATCTATTATTGAGACATCGATATAACCTATTGTGACATATTATCATTTTTGTTAAAATTTTAACAATTTAGGAATGGTAATTGTCAAACAGTTAAGTGAAACAAAGAGAGTAGTGTAATGCAAAGGACATTGCCCCATATTTTGGACATGTGAAAAAAGCGGTTTTAGCCTGTCCTCAAAATATCCCGATTCCCTTTCACGGTTTATGTGATAGTGTCCGTAATCACTATTAGAATTGATTAATACCATTTAACAATGAAAAATTACCATTTAGTACATGATAATGGTGTGTACAAGCTTAAACAGGAGAATGCACAACGTGCTTCTAAAATTATTGATACCAATAAGCAAGAGGCTATTAAGGTGTCCAAAGAATTTATTCAAAATCAAGGAGGAGGATCCTTGAAAATCCACAAAAACAATGGAGGTTTTCAAGAAGAGCGTACTTATCCAAGATCTATTGACCCAAAACAATCTAAAGGATAAAGTATGGAGAAAGATTACTTAAAATATTACCACCCCAATGTGTTAATAGGCATGGTAATAATAGTGTTTGTGTTAATATATTTTACCAAAGAATCACTTGGGTTATCAATTTCCATATTTAGTGTTTTAACGCTTTTTATTGTTTTGATTACTAGGTATTTGTGGAATGTTAGGCCTTTTTCCTGGATGTTTTGGTTTGATGATTTTTCTGGTCGCTATGAAGGTAAGATTGTTTATCAATATTTGGATGGGAATGGATTGCTGCAAACCGGAGAGTTGGATCATATAAAAATTGTATCCCAAAGTGGAAGTAAAATAAATATCACCTCATTTACCAAAAAGGCAGACGGTAGCTTATCATCTCCTTCAGTAAATAAAGGTATGTATGTTGAAACTACCCCAGATGACCAACATTTCAAGATGATTTATAACTATTTAAATGATGGTAGCCAGGATCAAGGATTTCCTCCACATTATGGTACCGAAGTAGTTAAGTTCATCAAGGATGGTAATGAAAAAATGCTCTCTGGCGGGTATTTTACGAATAGAACTCCTTTTCAGACTAAAGGGGAGTTTAAGGATTTAAAATGGGTTAGTAACAATAAAAAACATGATTTTTAATTATGGCAGTATTACATAAAGAGTTTATCAAATTTGATAAAGAAATTACATTAAATAGTAGTCGTAAGGAATCCTTGGCTAATAGCAGAAAAGAAATTAGGAGAAAAATTAGAAAATGGTTCAAGGATAATAAACCAGATGAAATCCAACCTAAGTTTCATGGTCAAGGTTCATACGAAATGAATACAACTATTAATCCTATTGTTGAATATGATTCCGATGGCAATATCTTAAGAAAATATGACTTGGACTATGGTGTTTATTTTATAGAGAAGGATGGCGAAGGTAAAAAGCAATCTATTGATATCTGGCATAATTGGGTTTATAATTCTGTAGAAGACCATACCAATAAAAAACCGATTAAAAAGACTACTTGTATTAGAGTTGTTTTTAGTGACGGAAGACATATTGATTTACCAATTTATTATAAGCAGGGAGATACTATAGAGCTTGCACATAAATCTAAGGGTTGGCTTTTAAGTGATCCAAAGGCTTTTTATGAGTGGTTTAATGAAGAGAAGAAATCTA
Coding sequences within it:
- a CDS encoding DEAD/DEAH box helicase family protein; this encodes MNTNFQFLQSEFTTFYERAVNAEKLVITDPRASLFYARMALEVAVNWMYVNDDELELPNDKTLNSLLVQSSFRNQFNHKLYNELHLIKKIGNLAAHNKTVTDVDSHNTIEYLFYFAKWFARSYAQGSFEDPGLFNFEVIPEKGGVTLTKREIEALEKSLDDKLSSFQQEIKKQEEEKQALAAENELLKRQLHLKQQAFGQNKKLANVQDEVVHPRNEYETRKYIIDVNLREAGWDLKGVNDKEFGVKYMPISTNPSGLGSVDYVLWDDDGLPLALVEAKKTMESVTKGENQAQLYADSLEKMFGRRPVMYYSNGYEIYLWDDQFYKQSRPVHGFYTKGELQTLMFRRSHRQDIRIAPIDTDIAGRTYQMRSIKSIAEHIAGTDKKNGKLIGTYRGALLVLATGTGKTRTSIAFSKMMLECNWAKRILFLADRISLVDQAKRNFVKHLPEHASVNLLEEKDNPDARIAFSTYKTMMGLIDGSRDGETRFYGVGHFDLVIIDEAHRSIYKKYQAIFEYFDAIFLGLTATPKNSIDKNTYHVFGLADKTPTDAYTFEEAVNNIPRYLNPYNSIEVPTKFLKEGIRYSELSDEEKEQFEEEILDGEEATGNEWVSSSELNSWLFNKPTAIKTLRFILKHGIKKRGGDELGKTIIFAKNRKHAQFLKDTFLELDKELYGNDYVKVITHSEPKAKEFINRFCDEEKDRLPQIAISVDMMDTGIDAPSCVNLVFYKPVKSYTKFWQMIGRGSRLRPDLFGPGQDKSHFMIFDLCGNFEFFEQNPEGIETTSQKGLTEIIFGLRLHLAEYLRSDQFKDNDQLKSFRTELLDGLYNDIATLDLERFDVKMNLQIVHEFGNDNRELWNHLSKRDVKRIEDQLAPLVKPQKGDTDMARYYDKLLYNLIAKRLETPNNETYVNGFMAPITKVATTSQKLLKKTTIPEVKSKEELIKLPLQESFWKIEGIAHLEKLRKGVRELVKYMDPVDQRYVTTDFADYIIEDEIKEGGMVNGAVKNNGAPFQNNVHRLEKIVRDNENHITINRIRKGEAITKEELLALEHMLFEEGIDKNALEKELGTQFNMVQFIISLMGLSSEKVDAAFAQFINDYQLNAIQIQFLDTIKKFLTTNGRIEPSKLYEAPFKNYHTMGIDGVFTTQQADAIFKIVEDFNQAN
- a CDS encoding cyclic GMP-AMP synthase DncV-like nucleotidyltransferase; translated protein: MAVLHKEFIKFDKEITLNSSRKESLANSRKEIRRKIRKWFKDNKPDEIQPKFHGQGSYEMNTTINPIVEYDSDGNILRKYDLDYGVYFIEKDGEGKKQSIDIWHNWVYNSVEDHTNKKPIKKTTCIRVVFSDGRHIDLPIYYKQGDTIELAHKSKGWLLSDPKAFYEWFNEEKKSKPRLEAIVRCLKAWKNYKENNNSSLKLPSGFELTILAVNHYVDADNLDEAFRETVIAIDSELNKTNGFKCLRPTTPKGENVFAGYSDTRKTGFLNALHSLKVDCEKASNEDNFENASEILRANQFGSRFPKGENKRESERNHALANSMAAAKITPKPYAD
- a CDS encoding restriction endonuclease subunit S, encoding MILEKKIADVFTFIRNGVSIKQDSSSGGVPITRIETIASEKIDEKRVGYADLDYGNLGKYEGYLLKEGDILMSHINSPKHLGKSAIYEGSPRHLIHGMNLLCLRAKLEVCYPKYMSYYFASQNFKSDLMKISNQSVNQASFSAGNLKKLKIPLPDLETQKRIAQILEDAAALRDKTKELLGEYDKLAQSIFLDMFGDPVVNPKGWEKEQIQSLGKTITGNTPSRKIKEYYGDFIEWVKTDNINTPEMYLTSAMEYLSESGLRVGRSVNKGAILVTCIAGSRKVIGNVAVANRRVAFNQQINAFEPKNKISMFWYYQFVLAKPYVQNFSTNGMKGIITKGKFQLIKFINPPIDLQNQFADKIALIEQQKELAKQELKEAEDLFNCLLQKAFKGELV
- a CDS encoding class I SAM-dependent DNA methyltransferase, with translation MITGQLKSQIDQIWNTFWTGGITNTITIVEQLTYLIFIKDLDETETRNERMAKRLNKEFNPIFGSDQQNFRWKNLKEMDVNARHAIFSNSVDGIFPFIRSLGSKKSLFSTYMSGATFGISKPAVLDQVMEKLERIDMTNQDTKGDIYEYLLSKLEGGGTAGQFRTPRHIIKLMVELMQPTLEDVICDPSIGTAGFLVAAKEYIDKHNDVTQLDKYRDHINKTMFNGTEFDATMLRIASMNLYLHGVEEPNIIDVDAVSKDNEISNAHTLILANPPFTGKIDKASIAPSLVNVTNTTKTELLFLALMLRQLKTGGRAAVIVPDGVMFGSGKAHKSIRQEIVENNKLEAVISMPSGVFKPYTGVSTAIMIFTKTGSGGTDNVWFYDMQADGKSLDDKRNLLVDEELFNDFSFAEDLTLGKLAELAKAHNNFNLPQVLDHFRYLKSEYFGKMHDKRGELLHLHDLPSNLGFDKFLDGTCTHNFADRTSQSFLVPFKEIKDNAWDLSINRYKDIVYEEVEYDEPKIILERIKKLGEERGELMNKMGNSL
- a CDS encoding DUF2188 domain-containing protein, whose protein sequence is MKNYHLVHDNGVYKLKQENAQRASKIIDTNKQEAIKVSKEFIQNQGGGSLKIHKNNGGFQEERTYPRSIDPKQSKG
- a CDS encoding DUF1643 domain-containing protein, which translates into the protein MEAKRICIPEYDSENRFVLAKEGINNLLVICLNPSTADATTDDGTTRNIDQIASVNGFDGWLLFNLSPERTSRPEELSVEPYKPDHEMNINLLEGYFLANQLKINNVLLAWGNNITALLDLPYLRENAVHILNILKKYRLDYWCIKHTHKGHPFHPASQGLNRYVGPVGDIILKPFDVQSYLKVLTKDS